From Lujinxingia litoralis, the proteins below share one genomic window:
- a CDS encoding putative metal-binding motif-containing protein, whose protein sequence is MAAMLSLGGLSACGSDDTPTSHTPTPGLDAGDTDISDADAGQPDADADQPDADLDAGPDADADSGLPDADPDADADEPPEDFGRTLADYRLCTTDADCPVGLGTCVKDIALNRADPLLGTHVSVAELFALDPDQGICTEVCTNADSACDELSVNGELADHEPYSCQVVVVGESPYPPPGARPALPFADQLNPAELTANVPFGAICRPPFQLDAGVDRGFCQACDGEQNPCAGDSLCYDWRLQRPAIGTRQGTCLAPCEDESGCPMGFACEDVGAEELDDQGNLLPGTRVCVPTARSCGSCIDHDEDGFGLGRCGPASHPVTEVDCDDTNPAAFYSANEPDHPFPRFCAPDQDFNCNGLDDSAEQIGSPEFGDNHCQACGDTCSGAVPNGQASCATGSCIAHCDDPAAFADCDGLLDNGCEQPVDDPSLLYFPDLDLDGYGDARAQPFFACSPAAVPAGLVNNSLDCDDSNPQTYTGAPEICDGKDNNCNQVVDDLLTDTGGSCSTGLQGRCEAGTYACVSGALSCAQSNAAVDEICNGIDDDCDGTVDEGSPDLGVWYRDEDGDGYGVEGVSTQACSPPQGYAQVPGDCDDTRADVHPGRREDCANSTNMNCKAEADETPDDWLHARQAYRDGDGDGYSPSPNTTLAYCRTLPTGYSQALHTGAGNIDCNDANSGVNPGATETCQTPHDDDCDNNVHNAPAHETTPYYRDVDGDGYGGNTSARFCDSAPGNAPPTNEPWVRTGGDLLDCQCTRTVISSGHTYQGRDVHPGQHEQCDGLDNDSDGRTDEGCPLDMGWSYLANPTPWRGITTGEMDDFHCPSHQYLVGFNVNVVRPHTSCASGHVGVWGVEAVCRNFASVETNTVHPFTYQVRHTRAENKEIYRGSYSGSCGVAEGWEVLRCPDGQAVRSLVGSYDPGSRIRKLGVRCAPLEADLLPMSQTPPQEAGISINTIHNTTSAIVPSYNDQGSWPMDDSCQAGTVAVGYTAIRTHLTELRGIRLLCGRVDAWNK, encoded by the coding sequence ATGGCTGCGATGCTGAGCCTGGGGGGGCTCAGCGCCTGCGGCTCCGATGACACCCCGACCTCTCATACCCCCACCCCGGGACTCGACGCCGGCGACACCGACATCTCAGATGCCGATGCCGGTCAACCCGACGCCGATGCCGATCAACCCGACGCCGACCTCGATGCCGGCCCGGATGCCGACGCCGACAGCGGCCTACCCGACGCCGACCCCGATGCAGACGCCGATGAGCCCCCGGAAGACTTCGGCCGCACCCTGGCCGACTACCGCCTGTGCACCACCGATGCCGACTGCCCGGTGGGCCTGGGCACCTGCGTCAAAGACATCGCCCTCAACCGCGCCGACCCGCTCCTGGGAACCCACGTCAGCGTGGCCGAGCTCTTTGCGCTGGACCCCGACCAGGGCATCTGCACCGAGGTCTGCACCAACGCCGACAGCGCCTGCGACGAGCTCAGCGTCAATGGTGAGCTCGCCGATCACGAACCCTACAGCTGTCAGGTGGTGGTTGTCGGGGAGTCGCCCTACCCGCCTCCCGGAGCTCGTCCGGCCCTGCCCTTTGCCGATCAACTCAACCCGGCGGAGCTGACCGCCAACGTGCCCTTCGGGGCGATCTGTCGCCCCCCCTTCCAGCTCGATGCCGGGGTGGACCGCGGCTTCTGCCAGGCCTGCGATGGCGAGCAGAACCCCTGCGCCGGCGACTCCCTCTGCTACGACTGGCGCCTGCAACGCCCGGCCATCGGCACGCGCCAGGGCACCTGCCTGGCGCCCTGCGAAGACGAGAGCGGCTGCCCGATGGGCTTTGCCTGCGAAGACGTCGGCGCCGAAGAACTCGACGACCAGGGCAACCTGCTGCCTGGCACGCGCGTCTGCGTGCCCACCGCCCGCAGCTGCGGCTCGTGCATCGACCACGACGAAGACGGCTTCGGCCTCGGACGTTGCGGCCCGGCCAGCCACCCGGTGACCGAGGTGGACTGCGACGATACCAACCCGGCGGCCTTCTACAGCGCCAACGAGCCCGATCACCCCTTCCCCCGGTTCTGCGCCCCGGACCAGGACTTTAACTGCAACGGTCTGGACGACTCGGCCGAGCAGATCGGCAGCCCGGAGTTTGGCGATAACCACTGCCAGGCCTGCGGCGACACCTGCTCCGGAGCGGTGCCCAACGGTCAAGCCAGCTGCGCCACGGGAAGCTGCATCGCCCACTGCGACGATCCGGCGGCCTTTGCCGACTGCGATGGTCTGCTGGACAACGGCTGCGAGCAGCCCGTCGATGATCCCTCCCTCCTCTACTTCCCCGACCTCGACCTCGACGGCTACGGCGATGCCCGGGCACAGCCCTTCTTTGCCTGCTCGCCAGCGGCGGTCCCCGCAGGCCTGGTCAACAACAGCCTGGATTGCGACGACTCCAACCCGCAGACCTACACCGGCGCGCCGGAGATCTGCGACGGAAAGGACAACAACTGCAACCAGGTCGTCGATGACCTGCTCACCGACACCGGCGGTAGCTGCTCCACCGGCCTACAGGGGCGCTGTGAAGCGGGCACCTACGCCTGTGTCTCCGGCGCCCTCTCCTGCGCCCAGAGTAACGCTGCTGTGGATGAGATCTGCAACGGCATCGACGATGACTGCGACGGCACCGTCGACGAGGGCTCCCCCGACCTGGGCGTGTGGTACCGGGACGAAGACGGCGATGGCTACGGCGTCGAGGGCGTCTCTACCCAGGCCTGCAGCCCGCCCCAGGGCTACGCACAGGTTCCCGGAGACTGCGACGATACCCGCGCCGACGTTCACCCGGGCCGCCGGGAAGACTGCGCCAACAGCACCAACATGAACTGCAAGGCCGAGGCCGATGAAACCCCGGACGACTGGCTCCACGCCCGCCAGGCCTACCGTGATGGCGACGGCGACGGCTATTCGCCATCGCCCAACACCACCCTCGCCTACTGCCGCACCCTGCCCACGGGCTACAGCCAGGCACTTCACACCGGCGCGGGCAACATCGACTGCAACGATGCCAACTCCGGCGTAAATCCCGGCGCCACCGAAACCTGCCAGACGCCCCACGACGACGACTGCGACAACAACGTGCATAACGCCCCGGCCCACGAAACCACCCCCTACTACAGAGACGTCGACGGCGACGGCTACGGCGGAAACACCTCGGCACGCTTCTGCGACAGCGCCCCGGGCAACGCCCCCCCCACCAACGAGCCCTGGGTCCGCACGGGAGGCGACCTCCTCGACTGCCAGTGCACCCGCACTGTCATCAGCTCCGGGCACACCTACCAGGGCCGCGATGTCCACCCCGGGCAACACGAACAATGCGACGGCCTGGACAACGACAGCGATGGACGCACCGATGAGGGCTGCCCCCTGGACATGGGCTGGAGCTATCTGGCCAACCCCACCCCCTGGCGCGGCATCACCACCGGGGAGATGGACGACTTTCACTGCCCCTCCCATCAGTATCTGGTGGGCTTTAACGTCAACGTCGTCCGCCCTCACACTAGCTGCGCCTCCGGACATGTTGGCGTCTGGGGCGTGGAAGCGGTCTGCCGCAACTTCGCCTCGGTAGAGACCAACACCGTGCATCCCTTCACCTATCAGGTGCGCCACACCCGGGCCGAAAACAAAGAGATCTACCGCGGCAGCTACAGTGGCTCCTGCGGCGTCGCCGAAGGCTGGGAGGTGCTGCGCTGCCCGGATGGTCAGGCGGTGCGCTCGCTGGTCGGCAGCTACGACCCGGGAAGCCGTATTCGTAAACTGGGCGTTCGCTGCGCTCCCCTGGAAGCAGACCTCCTGCCCATGAGTCAGACCCCACCGCAGGAGGCCGGCATCTCCATTAACACCATCCACAACACCACCAGCGCCATCGTCCCCTCCTACAATGACCAGGGCAGCTGGCCGATGGACGACTCCTGCCAGGCGGGCACGGTGGCCGTGGGCTATACGGCCATCCGTACCCACTTAACGGAGCTGCGCGGCATTCGCCTGCTCTGCGGCCGGGTGGACGCCTGGAACAAGTAA
- a CDS encoding helix-turn-helix transcriptional regulator, translated as MHPDRWQRLCDALSALARAPQHHPNLIAECLAHQAARATGGHRAFVLLMTRNRVLPRNLQNEPIQGWTPIHRYSPPASPEYQKLIGELMRRRSPINELPSSVAIARSAGRLRVLLRPELIGERRWEETPTGELMALLGSGDRMLGGLPLGDTVEVIIGVDRPLGAPEFVEEDRAQLARFFERCGPYLMRILISHGLLPHQNPLTPRERECHELLLDALTESEIAEVMGLTPRSAHQYVARVYQKLGINSRAQLISEWLIAGQLFEAMMPFDLDHRLANVEGLRSAESTQTSTPA; from the coding sequence ATGCACCCCGATCGCTGGCAACGCCTCTGCGACGCGCTCAGCGCGCTCGCCAGAGCCCCTCAACACCACCCCAACCTCATCGCCGAGTGCCTGGCCCACCAGGCCGCACGCGCCACCGGCGGGCACCGCGCCTTTGTGTTGCTGATGACCCGCAACCGGGTGCTGCCCCGCAACCTTCAAAACGAGCCGATTCAGGGCTGGACCCCGATCCATCGCTACAGCCCGCCAGCGTCTCCAGAGTATCAGAAGCTCATCGGTGAGCTGATGCGCCGGCGCAGTCCCATCAATGAACTTCCCTCCTCGGTAGCCATCGCCCGCTCGGCCGGGCGGCTCCGGGTGCTCCTGCGCCCTGAACTCATCGGCGAACGACGCTGGGAGGAGACCCCCACCGGCGAGTTGATGGCACTGCTGGGCTCCGGGGACCGGATGCTGGGCGGGCTGCCCCTGGGGGATACCGTCGAGGTCATTATCGGCGTCGATCGCCCGCTGGGTGCACCTGAATTCGTCGAAGAAGATCGCGCCCAGCTCGCACGCTTCTTCGAGCGCTGTGGCCCCTACCTGATGCGCATCCTCATCAGCCACGGGCTGCTCCCCCACCAGAACCCGCTGACCCCACGCGAGCGCGAATGCCACGAGCTCTTGCTCGACGCGCTCACCGAAAGCGAGATCGCCGAGGTCATGGGGCTCACCCCCCGCTCGGCCCATCAGTACGTCGCGCGCGTCTACCAGAAGCTGGGCATCAACAGCCGCGCCCAGCTCATCAGCGAGTGGCTCATCGCCGGGCAACTCTTCGAAGCGATGATGCCCTTTGACCTGGATCACCGCCTGGCGAACGTCGAAGGCCTGCGCAGCGCCGAAAGTACACAGACGTCGACGCCGGCCTGA
- a CDS encoding coproporphyrinogen III oxidase: MTTAKRTYPESPRATRALELVETLQLALARRLVEAAPNADEPDFAPIEWLRDQGTHGGGKRLATAQTPTFNRASVNVSSVHYDDLPERRLASATAISTIVHPAHPLAPSMHMHISWTELKNGQGSWRVMADLNPSHPDAQATARFTDALRQVREDLFEEGQAQGDRYFDIPALGRTRGVAHFYLEGFNSGDFDADLAMARDYGQAVIATYGAILEEALKHAPAPTDAQRRQQLDYHTLYLFQVLTLDRGTTSGLLVHDQNDVGIMGSLPTYIDRDLLASWADRVPTPQPELVRALVAALPTEVPTPVDTASRERLAQVVREHYQRHPEALDLQASGNTLPPTVDNHLKPR, translated from the coding sequence ATGACCACCGCGAAACGTACCTACCCCGAATCGCCACGCGCCACCCGCGCGCTCGAACTCGTCGAAACCCTCCAGCTCGCCCTGGCCCGTCGCCTGGTCGAGGCCGCGCCCAACGCCGATGAGCCCGACTTTGCGCCCATCGAATGGCTGCGCGACCAGGGCACCCACGGCGGCGGCAAGCGCCTGGCCACCGCGCAGACCCCCACCTTTAACCGGGCCTCGGTCAACGTCTCCTCGGTGCACTACGACGACCTCCCCGAGCGCCGCCTGGCCTCGGCCACCGCGATCTCCACCATCGTGCACCCGGCCCACCCGCTGGCCCCCTCGATGCACATGCACATCAGCTGGACCGAGCTCAAAAACGGCCAGGGCAGCTGGCGCGTGATGGCCGACTTAAACCCCTCGCACCCCGACGCCCAGGCCACCGCGCGCTTTACAGACGCGCTACGCCAGGTGCGCGAAGACCTCTTTGAGGAGGGCCAGGCCCAGGGCGACCGCTACTTCGACATCCCGGCGCTCGGACGCACCCGCGGGGTGGCACACTTCTACCTGGAGGGCTTCAACAGCGGCGACTTCGACGCCGACCTGGCCATGGCCCGGGACTACGGCCAGGCCGTGATCGCCACCTACGGCGCGATCCTGGAGGAGGCGCTGAAACACGCCCCCGCCCCCACCGACGCCCAGCGCCGACAGCAGCTCGACTACCACACCCTCTACCTCTTCCAGGTGCTCACGCTCGACCGCGGCACCACCTCCGGGCTGCTCGTCCACGATCAAAACGACGTCGGCATCATGGGCTCGTTGCCCACCTACATCGACCGCGATCTGCTGGCCTCCTGGGCCGATCGGGTCCCGACGCCTCAGCCCGAGCTGGTGCGGGCGCTGGTCGCCGCGCTGCCGACCGAGGTCCCCACCCCGGTCGACACCGCCTCCCGGGAGCGCCTGGCACAGGTGGTCCGCGAGCACTACCAGCGCCACCCCGAGGCCCTCGACCTCCAGGCCAGCGGCAACACGCTCCCGCCCACGGTCGACAACCACCTCAAGCCGCGCTGA
- a CDS encoding LA_2272 family surface repeat-containing protein gives MRRTLFCIALGTLSLLSQSAWAERSPQRAELQAVEACASAEQVAELQRELKLRLPELHFFRASRADSRAPDWQLFWVPAGRGECAVLLRTHELEHRATLGPDASAEQVREAASRLAWVITASRSAARDAAHQQGQTHATQVLARARQLSAARHTPPQPDALASTAARESAGAIARHTLQRARHLARTRQPPALATSTLPAALTTPTGPLRLGVVPGLSVGSSNPSLSLNIIGSHAHFEGAEVGLLNHLRERGAGAQMALGANWVDGSLHGVQMASLLNYAAEIQGAQLSPLVNISERQRGVQVGMVNVAGRLQGTQLGLVNVSEDASWPVGLVNIATAYPPRAFAHYALPGHLYAGVSMGGRRLRYLLQWSRALSGGIDALGGGLGLHLPFEGRPYFGDIALVPMLTQLNADVGLQTHLRALAGYRFSRRFALVAGPSFNYYRSSTSRGHAYGSPIALMEVRQSDGLYQLWVDLMVGVVF, from the coding sequence GTGCGCAGAACCCTCTTCTGCATCGCGCTCGGCACCCTGAGCCTGCTCTCCCAGAGCGCGTGGGCCGAGCGCTCCCCACAGCGCGCGGAGCTGCAAGCGGTGGAGGCCTGCGCCAGCGCCGAGCAGGTCGCCGAGCTCCAGCGGGAGCTCAAGCTGCGCCTGCCCGAGCTGCACTTCTTTCGGGCGTCGCGCGCCGACTCCCGGGCGCCGGACTGGCAACTCTTCTGGGTGCCCGCCGGCCGGGGAGAGTGCGCGGTGCTGCTACGCACCCACGAGCTGGAACACCGCGCCACTCTGGGCCCCGATGCCAGCGCCGAGCAGGTGCGGGAGGCCGCCAGCCGCCTGGCCTGGGTGATCACCGCCTCGCGCTCCGCCGCCCGCGATGCCGCCCACCAACAGGGGCAAACCCACGCCACACAGGTGCTCGCCAGGGCGCGCCAGCTCAGCGCCGCCCGCCACACGCCCCCCCAACCCGACGCCCTGGCGAGCACCGCGGCCCGGGAGAGCGCCGGCGCCATCGCCCGGCACACCCTCCAGCGCGCCCGGCACCTGGCCCGCACGCGCCAGCCCCCCGCGCTCGCCACGTCCACGCTCCCCGCAGCCCTCACTACCCCCACCGGCCCCCTGCGCCTGGGAGTCGTCCCGGGCCTCTCGGTGGGCAGCTCCAACCCCTCCCTCTCGCTCAACATCATCGGCAGCCACGCGCACTTTGAGGGCGCCGAAGTCGGCCTGCTCAACCACCTGCGCGAGCGGGGCGCCGGCGCCCAGATGGCCCTGGGCGCCAACTGGGTCGACGGCTCGCTCCACGGCGTCCAGATGGCCTCCCTCCTCAACTACGCCGCCGAGATTCAGGGCGCCCAGCTCAGCCCCCTGGTCAACATCTCCGAGCGCCAGCGCGGGGTGCAAGTCGGGATGGTCAACGTCGCCGGGCGCCTCCAGGGCACCCAGCTCGGGCTGGTCAACGTCTCCGAAGACGCCAGCTGGCCGGTGGGCCTGGTCAACATCGCCACGGCCTACCCGCCGCGGGCCTTCGCCCACTACGCGCTCCCCGGACACCTCTACGCCGGCGTGTCCATGGGCGGCCGGCGCCTGCGCTACCTGCTGCAGTGGAGCCGGGCCCTCTCCGGCGGCATCGACGCCCTGGGCGGCGGGCTGGGCCTGCACCTGCCCTTTGAGGGCCGCCCCTACTTTGGCGACATCGCGCTGGTCCCGATGCTCACCCAACTCAACGCCGACGTCGGCCTGCAAACCCACCTGCGCGCTCTGGCCGGCTACCGGTTCTCCCGACGTTTCGCACTGGTCGCCGGCCCCTCCTTCAATTACTACCGCTCCTCGACGTCCCGGGGCCACGCCTACGGCTCGCCCATCGCGCTGATGGAGGTGCGACAATCTGACGGGCTTTACCAGCTCTGGGTCGACCTTATGGTGGGCGTCGTCTTTTAG
- a CDS encoding RNA polymerase sigma factor → MAQTEPQFDRDAALITRAAAGDRHAFRQLYERHVGYVTHHVGRLVGPRGELEDVVQEVFVRVHRCLADYRGECAFTTWLYRVARNVAIDHLRRRKKTVSLDDWRPLRQTASAWRRLEARDQLRGLYAAMERMSLEHREAFVLYEIEGMKLREIADLTGDPLNTVASRVRRAREELRAVLEATQPGERA, encoded by the coding sequence ATGGCCCAGACCGAACCGCAGTTTGATCGTGACGCCGCGCTGATCACCCGGGCTGCGGCCGGCGATCGCCACGCGTTTCGGCAGCTCTACGAACGCCACGTCGGCTATGTCACCCACCACGTCGGCCGCCTGGTGGGCCCCCGCGGCGAACTCGAAGACGTGGTCCAGGAGGTCTTCGTCCGGGTGCACCGCTGCCTGGCCGACTACCGCGGCGAATGCGCCTTTACGACCTGGCTCTATCGGGTGGCGCGCAACGTGGCGATCGATCATCTGCGTCGTCGCAAAAAGACCGTCTCACTCGATGACTGGCGCCCGCTCCGCCAGACGGCCAGCGCCTGGCGGCGCCTGGAAGCCCGCGATCAGCTGCGCGGGCTTTACGCCGCGATGGAGCGCATGTCGCTTGAGCATCGCGAGGCTTTTGTGCTCTATGAAATCGAAGGCATGAAGCTGCGCGAGATCGCCGATCTGACCGGCGATCCGCTCAACACGGTGGCTTCCCGGGTTCGCCGGGCGCGCGAGGAGTTGCGCGCCGTGCTGGAAGCCACGCAGCCAGGAGAGCGGGCATGA
- a CDS encoding DUF7107 domain-containing protein, which yields MVAMFKALVMTALIVFASGCLIVEEAHLESEDGEIGCECQRDTDCNSGVCDDDVCVAPVCRWSSDCDDDERCVNGRCADDDSPGDAGEEPDTDTDEEPDTDAGEEPDTGEDCPDTDEPGTCESCGGCGDLDRCVLNNECPFGALCLDGDCRLACTDDAQCPNTEICTDGICQPDRQGGDQCVYDEDCGQGRCINGFCLERCTDASSCADGESCLNGTCRPDHSTGPQCRVGADCNPDEDCVNARCRAACTCDEDCQAIGGATDTCEQGYCVAAHESQPECTLGSDCADNSRCLDGLCVPF from the coding sequence ATGGTAGCGATGTTCAAGGCGCTGGTGATGACCGCTCTCATCGTCTTCGCGAGCGGATGTCTGATCGTAGAAGAAGCCCACCTGGAATCTGAAGACGGGGAAATCGGCTGCGAATGCCAGCGCGACACCGACTGCAACAGCGGGGTCTGCGACGACGACGTCTGCGTGGCTCCCGTCTGCCGCTGGAGCTCGGATTGCGACGATGATGAGCGCTGCGTCAACGGGCGTTGTGCCGACGACGACTCCCCGGGCGACGCCGGCGAGGAGCCCGACACCGACACCGACGAGGAGCCCGACACCGACGCCGGCGAGGAGCCCGACACCGGGGAGGACTGCCCGGACACCGACGAGCCCGGCACCTGTGAGTCCTGCGGAGGCTGCGGCGATCTGGATCGCTGCGTGCTCAACAACGAGTGCCCCTTCGGCGCGCTCTGCCTCGACGGGGATTGCCGCCTGGCCTGCACCGACGACGCCCAATGCCCCAACACCGAGATCTGCACCGATGGCATCTGCCAGCCCGACCGCCAGGGCGGCGATCAGTGCGTCTACGATGAGGATTGCGGTCAGGGACGCTGCATCAACGGCTTCTGCCTGGAGCGCTGCACCGACGCCAGCAGCTGCGCCGATGGCGAGTCCTGCCTCAACGGCACCTGCCGCCCCGACCACAGCACCGGACCGCAGTGCCGGGTCGGCGCCGACTGCAACCCGGACGAGGATTGCGTCAACGCGCGCTGCCGCGCCGCCTGCACCTGCGACGAGGACTGCCAGGCCATCGGCGGCGCCACCGACACCTGCGAGCAGGGCTACTGCGTGGCCGCCCACGAGAGCCAGCCGGAGTGCACGCTGGGCAGCGACTGCGCAGATAACTCGCGCTGCCTCGATGGTCTGTGCGTACCCTTCTAA
- a CDS encoding FKBP-type peptidyl-prolyl cis-trans isomerase, whose product MSDQNAVVADNKVVAFHYTLTNSEGEVLDTSEDNGPLAYLHGASNIVPGLEKQMTGKKVGDAFKAEVTPAEGYGETQGPGPQPVERSAFPPGAEIHEGMMFAAQMPDGSQMPLWVVEIEGDTIMVDNNHPLAGETLYFDVEITMIRDANAEEMAHGHPHGIDGNESHSH is encoded by the coding sequence ATGTCCGACCAGAACGCGGTCGTCGCCGACAACAAAGTCGTTGCCTTCCATTACACCCTGACCAACAGCGAGGGCGAAGTCCTCGACACCTCCGAAGACAACGGCCCCCTGGCCTACCTCCACGGCGCCAGCAACATCGTGCCGGGCCTGGAGAAGCAGATGACCGGCAAGAAGGTCGGCGACGCGTTCAAAGCCGAAGTCACCCCGGCCGAAGGCTACGGCGAAACCCAGGGCCCGGGCCCGCAGCCGGTGGAGCGCAGCGCGTTCCCGCCCGGCGCCGAGATTCACGAAGGCATGATGTTCGCCGCGCAGATGCCCGACGGCAGCCAGATGCCCCTGTGGGTCGTCGAGATCGAAGGCGACACCATCATGGTCGACAACAACCACCCCCTGGCCGGCGAAACCCTCTACTTCGACGTGGAAATCACGATGATCCGTGATGCCAACGCCGAAGAGATGGCCCACGGCCACCCGCACGGCATCGACGGCAACGAGTCGCACTCTCACTGA
- the folK gene encoding 2-amino-4-hydroxy-6-hydroxymethyldihydropteridine diphosphokinase has protein sequence MSNEVPSRELSSARAIVALGTNLGQRACALERALGALEHLPHTRLEAVSAFYETEPRVVEDQPLFLNACCELHTGLKPLELLDALLGIEEAMGRVRRVRRGPRTIDLDLLFYDDLILNHTRLTLPHPAIAERAFVLVPLNSIAPDLFHPVHQRSVGELLRRCADTGWVRPFGGAERAGDLPTGALKVGG, from the coding sequence GTGTCCAACGAAGTACCATCGAGAGAACTGTCGAGCGCCCGCGCCATCGTGGCGCTGGGCACCAATCTGGGCCAGCGCGCCTGCGCCCTGGAGCGCGCGCTGGGCGCCTTAGAGCACCTGCCCCACACGCGCCTCGAGGCGGTCAGCGCCTTTTATGAGACGGAGCCCCGCGTTGTCGAGGATCAGCCGCTCTTTTTGAACGCCTGCTGCGAGCTGCACACCGGGCTGAAACCCCTGGAACTCCTCGACGCGCTCCTGGGCATTGAAGAGGCGATGGGGCGAGTGCGCAGGGTGCGCCGCGGGCCCCGCACCATCGATCTCGACCTCCTCTTCTACGACGATCTCATCCTCAACCATACTCGCCTGACCCTGCCGCACCCGGCGATCGCCGAGCGGGCCTTTGTGCTGGTGCCTTTAAACAGCATCGCCCCCGATCTCTTCCATCCGGTGCATCAGCGCTCGGTGGGCGAGCTGCTTCGGCGCTGCGCCGACACCGGTTGGGTGCGGCCCTTTGGGGGGGCGGAGCGCGCCGGCGACCTCCCCACCGGCGCGCTCAAGGTCGGGGGCTAG